The genomic window ACATCAgacttaaattgtaataatgatattcaatGTCATGATGTAATTgaaacagaaaatattaattgtgaaAACAAAGTGGAccgtatttttgaaattgggTGTATTGTTAACAATATTCAAGAAAAACAAATCCTTGATAACCCAAAAGCACAAACTGATTttattactcaaaataaaaacgcagaaaaatttaatttaaataactgtaatacTAAAGTTGAAAATAACTCGGAAGttgagaatatttttgaaaatatttatgataatttatcgaCCCTGGATTCTGTCAAAAatgatactaatattttagacgAAGACGATTTAAAACGTAATGCTTCTAAATGtctagaaattaataaaaatccaagtttaaaaaataaaaacttggaCGGTGTTGATGAACCAAATATGGACGTGGTCCATAATGCATCTGAAGAAACATTTGATGAAACTAATAACGTCTTACTACAAGAACTTGTAAATAATTCAGTTCATCGCTTGACGACTGTTTCAGTGCCACACAATGAATCGATAAACGAGATTAAGAGTAAATCAACGCTTCTAGAATACAGTACAGATGAAAACCTATCTATATCTGTAGAACAACTCACCAAAGACATTGAAGAAGATAAGGGAAAGTCGAATAATGTAACAAATAGAGAATCTATAAAAAACTTGACAGCCAATAAAGTTAAGAGTGATGctacattaacattatttgaaaatttaaaatctgattTATTTAACGCCACAAAAAATGCAGATGAAAAATATCATGCCTTTGAATTAACATCACAACAAAATCCCAGTGAAATGCACGAAGTTAAAGATTCTACTTATTCTGAAGCTTATTTATTGAGTCATGTTGAAATGACCCATCATCAAAATTCTAATCGAATAATTGAGATTAAAGATTTAATGAATTGTGGACCGAGTATATTAAACCACAATGAATCAATATCCAAACAACCTTCATTGGAAAATGTCCAGGCCGTCGATTTAACTAGTTCTAGACTTACTTCATTAAACCATGATAAATCAACACCCCAACAGAATCcaaacaaaatttatgaaattgaaGAGTCAATTAGTACTGGACTAACTTCATTGAATCATActgatttaataagtaaacagAATTCAAATGCTATAACTAACGGAGTTgacaattcaattaattatgattatactttattaagtCATAACGAATTAAAATGCCAACAATATCCCGATAAAAGGGTTGAAAATGAAGAttctaatatttcattaaaacacGATGAATTAcaacatcataaaaatataaataaaattaatgagatTAAAGATTCAACTAGTCCGGAGcctatttcaataaaacaagataaaatagatttaccaAAGAATTCAAATGCAATTTACGAGGCTGAAGATTTAACTAAATCTAATCCTActtcaataaatcaaaatgaattaaactactatcaaaatttaaatgaggATGAGGATTCAATTCATTCTGAGCCTTGCTCAATAAATCAAGATGAATTTGAATTACAAAAGAATTCAAATGCAATTAATGATCTCGAAGATCTGACTATGTCAGAGACGAGTTCAATAAATCAAGATGAACTAGAAATACCAAAGAATTCAAATGCAATTAACGATCTCGAAGATTTGGTGGATAATTCTGAACCTTGTTCAATAAATCGagataaattagaatttcaacaaaatgaaaatggaATTTATGAAGCTGAAGATTTATCTAGATCTAGACCTAGTTCAATAAATCaagatgaattaaaaataccaaagaatttaaatgcaattaatGAGCCCGAAGATTTAATTACTTCTGAATCTTGTTCAATAAATCaagataaattagaatttcaacgaaatgaaaatgaaatttatgaGAATGAAGATTCAATTAGTTGTGGATCTAGATCAATAAATCAAGATGAATTAGAATaccataaacatttaaatgaaatgaatGAAGATGAAGATTCTACTAGTTTTGGGTCTAGTTCAATAAATCAAGATGAATTAGAAAAACCAAAGAATTCAAATGCAATTGATAATCCCGAAGATTTAGTTAGTTCTAAATATTGTTCGATAAACCAAGATAAATTGGAATTTCAACAAAATGCAAATGAAATGATTGAGAATGAAGATTCAATAATTTCTAGACctaattcaataaatcaaGATGAATTAGAATaccataaaagtttaaatgaaaTGAATGAAGATGAAGATTCTCTTTGTTCTGGGCCTAGTTCAATAAATCAAGATGAATTAGAAAAACCAAAGAATTCAAATGCAATTAACGATCTCAAAGATTTGGtggataattataaatcttgTTCAATAAATCaagatgaattaaaatttcaacaaaatgaaaatggaATTTACGAAGCTGAAGATTTATCTAGATCTAGACATAGTTCAATAAATCaagatgaattaaaaataccaaagaatttaaatgcaattaatGAGCCCGAAGATTTAGTTACTTCTGAATCTTGTTCAATAAATCaagataaattagaatttcaacaaaatgaaaatgagATTTACGAGAATGAAGATTCAATTAGTTCTAGACCTAGTTCAATAAATCAAGATGAATTAGAAtaccataaaaatttaaatgaaatttatgaaGATGAAAATTCAACAAGTTCTGGGTCTAGTTCAATAAatcaagataaattaaaattacaacataattCAAATGAAATTTATGATTCTGATGATGATCTCATTACATCTAGGCCTAGTTCAATAGATCAAGATGAATTAGAAATACAAAAGAATTCAAAAGTAAATGACGAACCCGAAGATCACATTAGTTCTAAATCTTGTTCAATAAATCAAGGtaaattagaatttcaacaaaatataaatgaaatttacgAGGCTGAAGATTTGACTAGATTTAAACCTAGTTCAATTAATCAAGATGAATTAGAAATACCAAAGAATTCAAATACAACTGTCGATCCCGAAGATTTGGTTAGTTCTGaatattgttcaataaatCAAGACATATTagaatttcaacaaaatgaaaatgagATTTATGAGAATGAAGATTCAATTAGTTCTGGACCTAGTTCAATAAATCAAGATGAATTAGAAtaccataaaaatttaaatgaaatttatgaagatgaaaattcaaatagtTCTGGGTCTAGTTCAATAACTCAAGATGAATTAGAAtaccataaaaatttaaatgaaatttatgaaGATGAAAATTCAACTGGTCCTGGGTCTAGTTCAATAAATCAAGATGAAttagaaaaaccaaaaaatacaaatgcaaTTGATAATCCCGAAGATTTAGTTAGTTctgaacaaaatttaaatgaaattaacgAGGCTGTAGATTTGACTATATCAAGACCTAGTTTATTAAATCACGTAGATTATAAAAGTCAACACGATTTGAATAAAACCGTAAAAGATAAAGATTTAATTGGTTCTGTTGAAAGTTTATTGAAAACGAATTGTGATACATACATTGATCCAAAAAGCgttgtcaataatataaaattatcaaaagttaaatttatgttgAAATGTCATAAcagaaatatgataaaaacaaatatatttgaagaAGAACCGACTGTGCCTTGCAAAAAGTTGAAATTAGCGAAAGATGAAAAACTTATGTctcatcatatttttaaaaaacgaaacACCTGCAATAAACAGTGTACATCGCTGcaaagtatgtataaaaaagaattgAACATTGAActgaatgataataatttaaaagatttgataaaaaatacggATATTCCACTAATTACTATTCATCCGGATAATATTGCACAAGTCGTTCGAACCCCGAGTGAAGGAGAACAATACGACAGTAAATTCGTATCGTTGGTGGATCAGATGTATGACCATGATAGAAAACAAAACGATGAAGTTGAGGTTAAGAGTGACATGTCTGATGATGATGAATATAGCGGACCCCTCATAACACCAATCCCATCGCCATTTGATGATTTTCAATCGGAAAACACAACTCCTGAACACTGCGGTGGTGAAGTGTACTGGGATAAGTCACTGGAAGACGAATACAAAAGCGTACTGcacaaaacaatttcaaagcTGGCGAAAGTCCGTGTTAATGTCAGGGATAAGTTCAACAGTCGGTTACTTGCTCGTAGAGTGATCGAAACGAAACGGAGAAAACGGGAGTGGCAACAGCGACAGCTATTAGTGGCAGATAAAACGGCGGTGGTAATCGTTGGCCACGTGGAAGACACTGTTAAGCCTGTTGTAACTGCCGTCAAAGTGTCGACAAGCCcgatgtacaaaataaaagttcagTTGCCATGGGGACGGATATTTAACATGAACGGACCTAAAGGAAGCCGGAATAAGACTAAGGATACTACAAAAATCGAGCTAGGCCCCGCTAAAGTAGAAGTGAGACTAAGTCAAACCCCGGGTGAATGGCAGGTGGCAGCTTGCCAGCCTATGACTTCTCCAAAATCAGTGGTGTTTGTTAGACGGTTAGTGCTGCAGAGAGCAACTAGTCCTGTTACAAACGATTGCGACGTCGATGACCACTACCACAACCACCGCCAAGATGATAACGGTCATGGCACAAACGATAATCGCTCGCACGATTTCTCCAGGAAATTGCCAAAAATTGTTATCCGAAGAAACGGTCAGGACAACAACTATACCAGTTACGTGAGTAGTAGTGGGTTCGAGAATGGTGATGCTAATGACGACGGCGGTAATGACGACAAAAACGACAACGGTGGTGGCGTTCCTCAGCTGATGGTCCGGTTGGTTCGAGACCGGAAACTGGACGCAATGGCCGTCGAAGGAGTCACTACTCTACACCTTAAACATCTTGTTCCTATATCTGAATCTAAAATGGAAGCATCAGTGGAGATGGACATGCACTGTGCCAAAAGGGTTCGGTACTCATAGATCAATACTACCATAACTATTATCACCACCTTCAGTTACCAATTAACAggtgagttttaaattttcgatgTAGTCATAATAACTTCCATGACATGCTATTCGttatgtagttatatttattataattttttttgcagagaaagtatataaaaaacattcactttttttatgtaaactggacagttgaatattatgttaccaataataattacaacctTGAAATCTTTATCACGATTTTTCTCTTtagttattgttttcaatttcaattttttatttttacgatttttgttttcgattatatgatgttattgtttaatctataatctacattgtgtattatactaGAAAAATGGATGAtcctattatagttattatattatattatttttttttttttgttgatttttaatattttatttaaaatagatataatttttcgtTGGTATTCATaaagttatattgttatttgtgtgAGGTTGTAGTttcgttgttttattttaatttaaattgttgatttttattatttttgactgtCGGAAAAAGGAATTGTAAAGAACCAAAGATTAAaacattgttaatttaattcgtattttaatagaaacaattaactgtaaattataacccctttattttaaactagaaacataatgtgttttgttaaaaatttgtattttaattactgcGATAGGGATAATTTGACCCGTCTTACACTCTTcatctttgattttttttctcgatgTATTTTTGgaacaatatacataccttGTATAGGTCCAAAAGTAatcaaaattactatttagcgtgctatattttattattaaaatatttatctatccaTTTTGCTTTTGTTCAAATAAATCACACATgcttttattcaatttatctcttaatttgttaaagtttttcttttaaaaataataattttgtcgtCATGATTTTTCTGTCCTTAATCGGTAATTACGGGTGAAATGTTTgctgttcaataataataataaaaaaccatcaagtcaaatattgttttgtgtaCATGCTTtctgtacaatttataacatataattactaattagtacaaatataatta from Aphis gossypii isolate Hap1 chromosome 1, ASM2018417v2, whole genome shotgun sequence includes these protein-coding regions:
- the LOC114125617 gene encoding putative uncharacterized protein DDB_G0282133, which codes for MLNSLRDGQINYGTTNCQSTHVPPHNVVAPIHQNSLISTEPTTPVYQWNTNHRLEHLYGFHSRYYNLDFPTPYPPATNQYVPANVYGQNLPQCCQPCCRLRSQNMPKASPPQVLYNPRPVQQLNRSYKSKKTLKTPCSEQFLPYIPNDLPVKYDTQNCYQQKYNSSYLNNTNYCPPANNLWIQPAANPNWSTDRLRPIGRHTSVVSHDFSREKNYQRLPNYQSNPYLKPSSGTHHIPYNYIPPIPDVHDYRPPIYHNALKNNTTEYVSHDHNSRLPISSQNIQNAPSLQQYYNTQPVPYSDVQLPNSESFKPPQIAPKDNSKSNLNVREFLATWDEGEEEIAEKSSETTEPIVVLDCMTLDGDALTKIQEKLNVVSYENLEKVLKENQNPLVITTEPNEINSFTNKPKLPSKSNFEPLDYTKRETGIIKPFNTEKKTSSGSNVQPEKSYSVNFDGMVAWYGKKNADISSTDLIEKLADRIFNLSKSQENDGVSFGTAAYTGQITQTNRSIESSDKNTSKYIQSSQMFDLQHQHHVDKCIEHPLMNKMNCNKDSIPRVNSFTLNESDKSSTVKSNNANSSCIVENITKRCLNVTNEDTTPWNLDQGIQEQHLNTSLYDHSVIMKPLDFSSLTDETKGNPFVFEKITSNNIKPNDSINNQCNKVFNEHNSYNSTVSNNQHSIQQIDTVNRNFPVIVSPHRSEYNGFHESVIQRTGCDKNKHDKVSTQTDFESINWNLSNDLDKIMKNENMVMEPSCLYDRNNYNILDSMNSDKNVSTRWKDNVPCVDLTVNCKTNPHHDSFFDGWSFIDSYENHTSKKIMNTSSNNNSHHSLFPNQMTSLEESTKNNNNSCENTDDTFKDVPPFSKSNDLSPTNRQSRDVFNLNNRIPDFSDGFELSAINEPHEYLQFKKDDNEHRADGSIFEHLNEPKCVTTLNETLTYKNDQNKLDFIGLPSFKEKEPLAPVSAPSKLNIVKPTLRDPSQTYTVIKQKLKYNNTCADNDSVVTNKTENNLKEHLTNSFNVMDLKSKYNSVQLNQFDVWSEKFVLKGNSNSSSSAVVQCDVEITQFKSTPENRNSLPKSNMNENYQDKTMMLPENTNCNLAADKINIIEHEKINSNDFLHCLENTKTDDQKYRDTFDEFETSFGFDIHCNNESNKSFHEDIVDKCFEERIKDQIDDRNINTVESNNTSNSNTSSNNTQLPFQCDFQSSYLIKNYFDENKNKTVNLNQKQTNYQDKSDTTVFKYHDQHVQEFELQNNESIHSVINSEKNSNFIMDTDIGEIQKSNENNNLNLINEDKSCENKPENTNNVRKISSIKNNNFDYLNVEDRNLKLNDNKKSILESTISKEKVENNSSAEANIISQIKQNDLNSHKLFHIRTNSNADFELNNINANIFESNPKSTSIVSSNEANKNNILGSPKNSVESKYNSDNIEKIERNINKKNIFEFDNNNINIHNLEKMDEFDFNTRIIQNLGIECSSVDVEKPISSNERFTNENRIKASCGFEINDNGNKVKLETNYKNTLGIQEKLRIGETSDLNCNNDIQCHDVIETENINCENKVDRIFEIGCIVNNIQEKQILDNPKAQTDFITQNKNAEKFNLNNCNTKVENNSEVENIFENIYDNLSTLDSVKNDTNILDEDDLKRNASKCLEINKNPSLKNKNLDGVDEPNMDVVHNASEETFDETNNVLLQELVNNSVHRLTTVSVPHNESINEIKSKSTLLEYSTDENLSISVEQLTKDIEEDKGKSNNVTNRESIKNLTANKVKSDATLTLFENLKSDLFNATKNADEKYHAFELTSQQNPSEMHEVKDSTYSEAYLLSHVEMTHHQNSNRIIEIKDLMNCGPSILNHNESISKQPSLENVQAVDLTSSRLTSLNHDKSTPQQNPNKIYEIEESISTGLTSLNHTDLISKQNSNAITNGVDNSINYDYTLLSHNELKCQQYPDKRVENEDSNISLKHDELQHHKNINKINEIKDSTSPEPISIKQDKIDLPKNSNAIYEAEDLTKSNPTSINQNELNYYQNLNEDEDSIHSEPCSINQDEFELQKNSNAINDLEDLTMSETSSINQDELEIPKNSNAINDLEDLVDNSEPCSINRDKLEFQQNENGIYEAEDLSRSRPSSINQDELKIPKNLNAINEPEDLITSESCSINQDKLEFQRNENEIYENEDSISCGSRSINQDELEYHKHLNEMNEDEDSTSFGSSSINQDELEKPKNSNAIDNPEDLVSSKYCSINQDKLEFQQNANEMIENEDSIISRPNSINQDELEYHKSLNEMNEDEDSLCSGPSSINQDELEKPKNSNAINDLKDLVDNYKSCSINQDELKFQQNENGIYEAEDLSRSRHSSINQDELKIPKNLNAINEPEDLVTSESCSINQDKLEFQQNENEIYENEDSISSRPSSINQDELEYHKNLNEIYEDENSTSSGSSSINQDKLKLQHNSNEIYDSDDDLITSRPSSIDQDELEIQKNSKVNDEPEDHISSKSCSINQGKLEFQQNINEIYEAEDLTRFKPSSINQDELEIPKNSNTTVDPEDLVSSEYCSINQDILEFQQNENEIYENEDSISSGPSSINQDELEYHKNLNEIYEDENSNSSGSSSITQDELEYHKNLNEIYEDENSTGPGSSSINQDELEKPKNTNAIDNPEDLVSSEQNLNEINEAVDLTISRPSLLNHVDYKSQHDLNKTVKDKDLIGSVESLLKTNCDTYIDPKSVVNNIKLSKVKFMLKCHNRNMIKTNIFEEEPTVPCKKLKLAKDEKLMSHHIFKKRNTCNKQCTSLQSMYKKELNIELNDNNLKDLIKNTDIPLITIHPDNIAQVVRTPSEGEQYDSKFVSLVDQMYDHDRKQNDEVEVKSDMSDDDEYSGPLITPIPSPFDDFQSENTTPEHCGGEVYWDKSLEDEYKSVLHKTISKLAKVRVNVRDKFNSRLLARRVIETKRRKREWQQRQLLVADKTAVVIVGHVEDTVKPVVTAVKVSTSPMYKIKVQLPWGRIFNMNGPKGSRNKTKDTTKIELGPAKVEVRLSQTPGEWQVAACQPMTSPKSVVFVRRLVLQRATSPVTNDCDVDDHYHNHRQDDNGHGTNDNRSHDFSRKLPKIVIRRNGQDNNYTSYVSSSGFENGDANDDGGNDDKNDNGGGVPQLMVRLVRDRKLDAMAVEGVTTLHLKHLVPISESKMEASVEMDMHCAKRVRYS